In one window of Helianthus annuus cultivar XRQ/B chromosome 17, HanXRQr2.0-SUNRISE, whole genome shotgun sequence DNA:
- the LOC110922446 gene encoding uncharacterized protein At4g22758 produces the protein MSQKPSRRTISVNRRIKPPHPSSSTPRLNQQVVVRRSSNKQSKLIKRCNSESALLTSRISIAGAGLGDDQRYTTAPSESCLMFRSRISTNIFASSPELLPNFPEKNEGYNKEAKVAIKVTVEGRVGPIRALVKLGSSVDETIKLVMNKYNEERRFPRLDQDDMTSFELHDSYFSLQCFDKSNMIGEIGSRSFYMRKSVSNNGDMSSNTSNGSEIVVAEAEEAPYASSSIFFTSFIHEGLRKVIKRMCKIRRFLGCFGG, from the exons ATGTCACAGAAGCCATCCCGTCGTACAATTTCAGTTAATAGGAGAATCAAACCTCCTCATCCGTCATCATCCACTCCCAGACTTAACCAACAAGTTGTTGTTCGACGATCATCGAACAAGCAATCCAAACTCATTAAGCGATGCAACTCTGAGTCTGCTTTGTTGACATCCCGAATCTCCATCGCTGGTGCTGGTCTTGGAGACGATCAGCGCTACACGACCGCGCCAAGTGAGAGTTGCCTGATGTTTAGGAGTCGGATTTCGACGAATATATTCGCGTCGTCTCCAGAGTTGCTGCCGAATTTTCCTGAAAAAAATGAG GGCTACAACAAAGAAGCAAAAGTCGCGATCAAGGTAACGGTTGAGGGAAGGGTTGGACCGATCCGAGCTTTGGTAAAGTTGGGTTCTAGTGTTGATGAGACAATAAAGCTTGTTATGAACAAATACAATGAAGAAAGGAGGTTCCCTAGACTTGATCAAGATGACATGACTTCCTTTGAGCTACACGACTCATACTTTAGTCTTCAAT GTTTCGATAAATCAAATATGATTGGCGAAATTGGGAGTAGAAGTTTCTATATGCGTAAAAGTGTCAGCAACAATGGAGACATGTCTTCTAACACCTCTAATGGTTCTGAGATTGTTGTGGCCGAGGCAGAGGAAGCTCCATATGCAAGTTCAAGTATTTTCTTTACAAGTTTTATACATGAAGGATTAAGAAAAGTGATAAAAAGAATGTGTAAGATTCGGAGGTTCTTGGGATGTTTTGGTGGGTGA